One stretch of Arachis duranensis cultivar V14167 chromosome 1, aradu.V14167.gnm2.J7QH, whole genome shotgun sequence DNA includes these proteins:
- the LOC107469309 gene encoding uncharacterized protein LOC107469309 isoform X1, protein MVDHYNKLVKLMARAFYDDLTSKGDNQPKTGRTDNRGIAVVVLDALTRRQWVREEDLAKDLKLHTKQLRRILRFFEEEKIITRDHRRETAKGAKMYSAAVAATADGHPTAREGEEKVKLHTHSYCCLDYAQIYDVVRYRLHRMKHKLKDELEDKNTVQEYVCPTCGKRYNALDALRLISFEDEDFHCESCNGRLEVESDKIASQEAGDGDDNVRRRRREKLKDMLQKMEVQLKPLMDQLSRVKDLPVPEFGSLQAWEARASAAGRAANGDINAADSKMSQMGYNGASIPYSGDTKVVVDFNGTEGKGEGIKSETESTSLKVLPPWMIRSGMVLTKEQRGEVKQETKMDGTSTSITAQHTDDKKSTTEQDDNKSLQDEYIKAYYAALLQQQQELQKKQELLNTTELVDPSSSASGRQVGVKSKRDDAEDDGTEWEETPIGGNGNGGFKVADLNLNVQAEEEPPADEEDEDDIDWEEG, encoded by the exons ATGGTTGACCACTACAACAA ACTTGTTAAATTAATGGCGAGGGCTTTCTACGATGACCTAACTAGCAAAGGTGATAATCAGCCCAAGACCGGAAGAACCGATAACAGAGGAATCGCTGTGGTGGTGCTCGATGCCCTCACCAg ACGACAATGGGTTAGAGAAGAAGACTTGGCAAAGGACCTCAAACTGCATACAAAACAACTTCGGCGGATCTTGCGgttttttgaagaagaaaagatcATTACCCGAGATCATAGGAGAGAG ACAGCAAAGGGTGCAAAAATGTATAGTGCTGCTGTAGCTGCTACAGCTGATGGTCATCCGACAGCCAGAGAGGGAGAAGAAAAGGTCAAGCTGCACACACACTCTTATTGTTGTCTGGATTATGCACAG atatatgatgtggttaGGTACAGACTTCATCGGATGAAGCATAAGCTGAAAGATGAATTGGAGGATAAAAACACAGTTCAGGAATATGTATGTCCAACCTGTGGGAAAAG atataatGCTTTGGATGCACTGCGGTTAATATCTTTTGAAGATGAGGACTTCCATTGTGAAAGTTGTAATGGAAGGCTTGAGGTTGAAAGTGATAAGATAGCTTCTCAAGAAGCAGGAGATGGAGATGATAACGTAAGGAGACGACGACGGGAAAAGTTAAAGGACATGCTTCAGAAGATGGAG GTACAACTTAAACCATTAATGGACCAACTCAGTCGGGTAAAAGACTTGCCTGTTCCAGAATTTGGCAGCCTTCAAGCATGGGAAGCACGAGCTAGTGCTGCAGGGCGTGCTGCCAATGGAGATATCAATGCTGCTGATTCTAAAATGTCTCAGATGGGATATAATGGAGCATCAATCCCTTACAGTGGAGATACTAAG GTTGTAGTTGACTTCAATGGAACTGAAGGCAAAGGAGAGGGTATTAAGTCCGAAACTGAAAGTACATCTCTAAAGGTTTTGCCACCATGGATGATCAGATCAGGGATGGTTCTTACAAAGGAACAGCGCGGAGAAGTGAAGCAAGAAACAAAGATGGATGGGACTTCAACTTCCATAACGGCACAGCACACAGATGACAAAAAGTCAACAACTGAACAAGATGACAATAAGAGTTTACAG GATGAGTATATTAAGGCTTATTATGCTGCCTTACTTCAGCAACAACAAGAATtgcaaaagaaacaagaattgTTAAATACAACTGAATTAGTTGATCCTTCTAGCAGTGCTTCTGGCCGTCAGGTTGGTGTCAAATCAAAACGTGACGATGCCGAGGATGATGGTACTGAGTGGGAGGAGACTCCAATTGGAG GCAACGGAAACGGAGGTTTCAAGGTTgcagatttgaatttgaatgttcaAGCTGAGGAAGAACCTCCAGCAGATGAGGAAGACGAAGATGACATCGACTGGGAAGAAGGTTAa
- the LOC107469309 gene encoding transcription factor efuD isoform X2, with protein MARAFYDDLTSKGDNQPKTGRTDNRGIAVVVLDALTRRQWVREEDLAKDLKLHTKQLRRILRFFEEEKIITRDHRRETAKGAKMYSAAVAATADGHPTAREGEEKVKLHTHSYCCLDYAQIYDVVRYRLHRMKHKLKDELEDKNTVQEYVCPTCGKRYNALDALRLISFEDEDFHCESCNGRLEVESDKIASQEAGDGDDNVRRRRREKLKDMLQKMEVQLKPLMDQLSRVKDLPVPEFGSLQAWEARASAAGRAANGDINAADSKMSQMGYNGASIPYSGDTKVVVDFNGTEGKGEGIKSETESTSLKVLPPWMIRSGMVLTKEQRGEVKQETKMDGTSTSITAQHTDDKKSTTEQDDNKSLQDEYIKAYYAALLQQQQELQKKQELLNTTELVDPSSSASGRQVGVKSKRDDAEDDGTEWEETPIGGNGNGGFKVADLNLNVQAEEEPPADEEDEDDIDWEEG; from the exons ATGGCGAGGGCTTTCTACGATGACCTAACTAGCAAAGGTGATAATCAGCCCAAGACCGGAAGAACCGATAACAGAGGAATCGCTGTGGTGGTGCTCGATGCCCTCACCAg ACGACAATGGGTTAGAGAAGAAGACTTGGCAAAGGACCTCAAACTGCATACAAAACAACTTCGGCGGATCTTGCGgttttttgaagaagaaaagatcATTACCCGAGATCATAGGAGAGAG ACAGCAAAGGGTGCAAAAATGTATAGTGCTGCTGTAGCTGCTACAGCTGATGGTCATCCGACAGCCAGAGAGGGAGAAGAAAAGGTCAAGCTGCACACACACTCTTATTGTTGTCTGGATTATGCACAG atatatgatgtggttaGGTACAGACTTCATCGGATGAAGCATAAGCTGAAAGATGAATTGGAGGATAAAAACACAGTTCAGGAATATGTATGTCCAACCTGTGGGAAAAG atataatGCTTTGGATGCACTGCGGTTAATATCTTTTGAAGATGAGGACTTCCATTGTGAAAGTTGTAATGGAAGGCTTGAGGTTGAAAGTGATAAGATAGCTTCTCAAGAAGCAGGAGATGGAGATGATAACGTAAGGAGACGACGACGGGAAAAGTTAAAGGACATGCTTCAGAAGATGGAG GTACAACTTAAACCATTAATGGACCAACTCAGTCGGGTAAAAGACTTGCCTGTTCCAGAATTTGGCAGCCTTCAAGCATGGGAAGCACGAGCTAGTGCTGCAGGGCGTGCTGCCAATGGAGATATCAATGCTGCTGATTCTAAAATGTCTCAGATGGGATATAATGGAGCATCAATCCCTTACAGTGGAGATACTAAG GTTGTAGTTGACTTCAATGGAACTGAAGGCAAAGGAGAGGGTATTAAGTCCGAAACTGAAAGTACATCTCTAAAGGTTTTGCCACCATGGATGATCAGATCAGGGATGGTTCTTACAAAGGAACAGCGCGGAGAAGTGAAGCAAGAAACAAAGATGGATGGGACTTCAACTTCCATAACGGCACAGCACACAGATGACAAAAAGTCAACAACTGAACAAGATGACAATAAGAGTTTACAG GATGAGTATATTAAGGCTTATTATGCTGCCTTACTTCAGCAACAACAAGAATtgcaaaagaaacaagaattgTTAAATACAACTGAATTAGTTGATCCTTCTAGCAGTGCTTCTGGCCGTCAGGTTGGTGTCAAATCAAAACGTGACGATGCCGAGGATGATGGTACTGAGTGGGAGGAGACTCCAATTGGAG GCAACGGAAACGGAGGTTTCAAGGTTgcagatttgaatttgaatgttcaAGCTGAGGAAGAACCTCCAGCAGATGAGGAAGACGAAGATGACATCGACTGGGAAGAAGGTTAa